The DNA window AATGTAATCCTTGTTATCTGTTTCAGGAAATACCTGTCTGAGTGGATGGCATGCATTTTTCAAATCATTAACAGTTACCATTTTCACAGGGTTATCTGCCAGATAAACACCTTGAATATTCAAGAATTCTTCCAAATTTTTCCTTGGATCATCTAACTCAAGGCATTTATCTATGAATTCATCCATCACAGCTTCTGCTTCACCAACAATGAAAAGATCCACGAAATCTGTCATTGGAATTGGATTTGAACTAGCGCAGGGCCCTCCGGCAATCACAAGAGGATCTTGGTCGGTTCTTTCCTGTTTCTTAACTGGTACTCCGCCCTCCTTCAACATCTTTAAGACATTGAAGTAATCCTGTTCATATTGGAGTGAAAAGCTTACAACATCAAAATCCTTTAATGGTGAACCTGTTTCAAGACTTTTTGACATGGGATAAACAACCCTCTCACAGTAAGTGTCCTCCCTGGAATTTAAAAAATCATAAATAATATGAAACCCTAGTGAAGACATTGCACTCCTGTAAAGATTTGGATAGCATGATGCAAATCTCATATCAACATTTCGGAAGTCCTTGATGATTGCGTTGTGTTCAAGCAGCATGATATATACTATTCTCAACTAATGGTAAGTATTTTTAATGCAGACAAATTTAAAATGAAAAAGGATCTTCAACTAAAAAAATGTTTAATAATTAAATTTAGATCAGAGCTAAACCCTGATGAAAAAATCTGCAATATAGATGGTTGTAAAATAGATTTATTAAAAAATAGGGTAATATTAACAGTTTTCACTGCTTCACCAATCAACTTTCTCATGAACTTCACTTTTACGGGGTTTATCCATTTCTTTTCCTTCTGTTGAGCTTAAAAGTATTTGAATAGCATCTAACTTTGCCCTTTCAAGTATGGCATCAAATATTGCACTAACCTTTAAACTGTCTTCAGCTGTCCATTCCATATTCAGTTCTTCGTAAATCTTTTTGAAGTAACCTACGTAATCTTTTAGCGAGGTTTCAAGTTTTTGATGGTTGGATTCATCATATTTTTTAATAATATCAGACAGTTTTAGATCTTTAGCTTTTCCATTATCATCATCAGTAGCCATGATTAATTTCTCCCACACTATTTTTTTTGTCTGATTTTACATATTTCTTTTATCCTATGATCCATATCCAAAATAATTTAGCCAAGGTTATATTAGACAAAAATTAAATGTTTTATCAAACACAATTTAGAGGCAGGAAAGAATTAATTGATCCTGATTTAACCTAACTCTAAATTTTGGTTAATAACATTTTACAATAGTAATGGGTAGCAGATAATGAATGAAAAGTCTTATAAAAAAGTTGCTGTTGGGGGAACCTTCGACAAATTTCACTACGGTCATATGAAACTTCTTGATGTTGCATTTGAAATAGGGGATCATGTTTTAATAGGGGTAACATCCAACGACTTTGCAGGTGTTAAAGGAAGAATTGATCCTTGTAGAGTTCGAATGACCAACCTCAGAACACTCCTTAAAAGCAAACATCAAAACTACGAAATACAGGAACTCAACGATCCCTACGGAACAACAGTTTCCAACGAAACAATAGATGCTATTGTTGTCAGTGACGAAACAGAACCTACAGCATTTAAAATTAATGAAATACGAAGGGAGAAGGGCATGAAAGCTCTTGACATCGTAACAATTCATATGGTGCTTGCAGAAGATGGAAAACCCATATCATCAACAAGGATCAGAAAGGGCGAAATAGACAAAAAAGGCACCATAATAAAATAAAACATAATTAACATTACTGTGAATGAATTCTAAAACATGAGGGAGATGTTCATTTTTGAAGGTGGTTGTGGGATCCAAAAATCCAGTGAAGGTCAATGCTGCAAGAAATGTATTAAAAAGGATCTACAACGATCTGACAGTTCATTCTTTAAATGTGGATTCAGAAATTCCAGATCAACCCTTTGGACTGGATCAAACCATAGAAGGTGCTGTTAACAGGGCAAAAAATGCTTTTTCAGATGAATTTGATCTGAGTGTGGGAATTGAGTCAGGTTTAATTGAGGTACCACAAACATTAACTGGCTACATTGATATACAATGGTGTGCTATCTTCGATGGAAACTTAATAACCATAGGGGCAAGTTCGGGATTTGAATATCCTCCAACTGTGATAAAACGGGTTATGGAGGGTTTTGAAGTTGGTGATGTCATGGACGAAGTCACAGGGGTTGATGATTTGGGACAGAAGAAGGGTGCAGTGAGCCACTTATCCCACGACATGCTAAACAGAACAGAAAACACAGAAGAATGTGTTTTAACAGCTATGATTCCAAGGATGAATGAAAAAGTTTATGGTTTCAAATAGTAATCAAATTAAAAAAAGGTTCTGTGTATGATGATTAAAGATTTTATTTTTAAAAATAAAAAAATAATTATTATTCTTATATTATTGTTTTTAATTGCTTTTGTTATAAGGGCAGAAGCTGTAACTATTGGGGGAGTCAATTCCATAGATAAATCTTATTATGAAGATCAAAATGGATTGCCTTATTTTAGTGAAATAGATTCTTATTATAATTTAAGAATGACGCAGGACTTTTTAAATCATGGTTATTTAGGAGATACAAAGTTAAAGGGAGATAACTGGGACTTACATTCGAATTTCCCACCTGGATCTAGTGCAGAATATCCTCCATTAATCAGTTATTTAACCTCATTTATTTACAAACTTGCCAATCTATTTTTTAATGTGAATTTAGAGACAATTGCTTTTTGGTTAGCACCATTTATTGCATCATTAGCAGTTATTCCTTCCTTTTTCATTGTTAGGCGTATAACAAATGATTATGGGGGGATTGCAGCGGCTTTATTAATTGGTCTTGCCCCTGCTTACTTTTCACACACTTTTGCAGGGTTTTATGATACGGATATGTTTATTGTACTAATCCCGC is part of the Methanobacterium lacus genome and encodes:
- a CDS encoding phosphopantetheine adenylyltransferase encodes the protein MNEKSYKKVAVGGTFDKFHYGHMKLLDVAFEIGDHVLIGVTSNDFAGVKGRIDPCRVRMTNLRTLLKSKHQNYEIQELNDPYGTTVSNETIDAIVVSDETEPTAFKINEIRREKGMKALDIVTIHMVLAEDGKPISSTRIRKGEIDKKGTIIK
- the yjjX gene encoding inosine/xanthosine triphosphatase, coding for MVVGSKNPVKVNAARNVLKRIYNDLTVHSLNVDSEIPDQPFGLDQTIEGAVNRAKNAFSDEFDLSVGIESGLIEVPQTLTGYIDIQWCAIFDGNLITIGASSGFEYPPTVIKRVMEGFEVGDVMDEVTGVDDLGQKKGAVSHLSHDMLNRTENTEECVLTAMIPRMNEKVYGFK